In Sesamum indicum cultivar Zhongzhi No. 13 linkage group LG8, S_indicum_v1.0, whole genome shotgun sequence, the sequence attatatattcaatGTATTTGCGCTGACCAAAATACTTTCCCAGGTTTAACGCCACCGATTTTCTTGAGAGACTTAGAGGGAAAAAGTTAGTATTTGTTGGAGATTCACTAAATAGGAATATGTGGGAGTCCCTTGTTTGCCTTCTCCGCCATGCTGTTGAAGACAAAAACCGAGTTTATGAGATATCTGGAAGGCATGAGTTCAAAAAGAAGGGGTTTTTTGCTATCAGATTTGAAGTATGCTCTATAAtctctttaaataaaataaaaaaaaaacatggtTAGCAAACCACTGTCTGAACTTCATATTCTGACTGTATTTTCAGGATTATAATTGTTCTGTGGACTTTGTTAGTTCTCCTTTCCTCGTCAAGCAATCATCTTTCAGTGGAAAAAATGGCTCTTTTGATACTCTGAGACTGGACCTGATGGATGAGACAACTTCCATGTATCATGATGCAGATGTGATGATATTCAATACCGGGCACTGGTGGACTCATGAGAAAACCTCTCGTGGGTAAGTTGTGGTCtttttccaacaaaatatattgctTCTGGGCCTTAGTTTTGTTTGTCAACTCCGGATTATCGTGGATATTACTAGTATACCTgaatatagaattaaacaaattagcATTATTGCTAGATTTTAGAGTTTCCTCTGTGAAGTCTCTATTATTTTGATCCAATGTTTTTTACAGGGAAGACTATTACCAGGAAGGTGATTATGTTCACCCAAGACTTAAAGCATTGGAAGCATACAAGAGGGCACTCACCACCTGGGGTAGATGGGTGGATAAGAATGTTGATGGTAACAGAACACAAGTTATTTTCAGAGGATATTCAGTCACGCATTTTAGGTACGTTGATTGTACCCTCATTCTCTGCCACACATATGATCTCATATGTCGGTGTCTCGTAGCTGAATGCCTTCTTAGGGTTAGGAGGAATAGGCTGCACACGAAGGGGAATAAGCGCTTTGACGTATTGTTTGCAAAGACGAGAGACTCCATTCAAATGATAGATTCTGGCTTCCTGAAATATCGTAAGCAATTTGATAGGATATAGGGACATCCTTTAATGTGAAGTGAATTGGTTTTTCTAATCCAGCCTTAAATTATCTTAATCAAATTGTAGTTTCCATGACCTGGTGGTGGGGTTGGAAGTGCATGCAAATGGATTCCATTTTAGAATGTATCACTCAAGAATCAATTCCTACTGACGCAGCAAGATAAAGTTTGACGAATCTCTGAATAATGTATAAACTTTAGATTTTTGGGGAGGTACTTAGAAATATGGTGCATAGATGTTCATAGCTGCATTGAAAGAAATTAGCTAATGTAGTTTCATGAGAACCAAAAGGTATATTCTAAAAGGTATTTAGAGGATCATTATCTCATGACTTGCTGAATTATGGGCGTTGTTGTGCCATCGAAACTTGGAGTATTTCTACTATAAGAGTTACTTTCCGCGGCATGCATGGAGCAGAATAAAGTGTATATCTAGCTCGCCAATGGTTGGGATCTTGCGGCATTATTACCTCAACAATGGGAGAGAGCTGGAAGTTCTTGTGGTAGATATgataccaaaaataatttttcattgggAAATCAACTTTGTTCTCGATCCATCTTAGGCCTATGTGCTCGAGACGTTGCGATCTTTCAGGGCAGCACACTTTGATACTATTGTTTGCTGCAATGCTTGCTTATCATCCAGCTATTTGGGCTAACCGGTTCAACAAGAGCAAGAGAAATTCTTTTGGGGTTTGGACTTACTAACCGGTTCAACAAGAGCAAGAGAAATTCTTTTGGGGTTTGGACTTAACCTGAACTCTCATTCGATTTGCATTATCCATTTagaatatttatcatttaaggGAGTCCTCGGACCACTCGATTTATGCCCTAGATAAGCCTGTATTCTCGATAGGGTCTTCCATTTGCCTTTATTGACTAATTGGTAACCTCGACCTGgaccttattattatttgcacAATTAGgagcaggaaaaaaaaagcaaatgaTAATCTGAAATGCTTTACTTGCAGGGGCGGTCCGTGGAACTCAGGAGGAGAGTGTCACAAAGAAACTGAACCAATATTCAATGAAACTCATTTAGCAAAGTACCCCACGAAGATGAAAGCTCTGGAGTATGTGGTCAAGGGCATGCAAATCCCTGTTACATACTTAAACATAAGCCGGCTCAGCGATTACAGGAAGGACGGCCACCCTTCAATTTACAGACCAAATTATGAAGCACTGCAAGAAATCCACGCCCAAGATTGCAGTCACTGGTGCTTGCCAGGAGTACCAGATACCTGGAATGAGTTGCTTTATGTATCTCTATTAAAGAGCAGCCGGGGATCTTGGAGAGACTGATTCACGGCTTTCATGTGGTTTTTTGTCCCACTTCCGTTCATTCTCCCCCACGCAATGCTGGTAGTGAATAATGTGCAGTGTTGCGAGGTATCTGGTTTATCCAGATATCGGATGTATCATAGACGAAGAACTAGGATGCAGAGTTCGGCTTCTGACATAGACGTTGGAAGAATGGACTTTTGTACAATTTGTGTAACATATCATTTTAATgcaatattgttttatttttctcttttcattgTTCTGTTTAGCAAATACAAGAACATATTATCATGTGGTACTAGATATGCATGTATAACTCTGATCACTGGCGTAGTTTAAGGATTTGATTCGAGTTTCCTCTTAGCCAAGTGATGAGGAAATGTGATGGAAACTGCAGGATCTTGCCTCATCTGATAGTAACAGCACGCTATTGCTTTGAAGCGGTCTTGCAAATGTTATTTCCGATGTAAAATACACCCTCACTAGGAAacttgagtttttttttttttgtcatattaaaagtaaaaatttttgaatactaattaattacggCTACAATACTAGCTGTTAGCTGTTATTTTGTAGGTGAGGTGTAAACATTTGCTACGATAAATATTTAGACTATAGCTAAAACCACggaaatttgttattaataaagGTTCAAATTAGGGTTGTCAGACGAGTCAAGTCGGCTTGATTTTGAATTCGAAAAATTCTAGCTCGAGTCAAGCCATCCGGCTCGtgagctttttattttttattttttatgtatatttttatttttaaaatttttatatttttaatttcatatttaatactttatcaattttaaactcaaattgaccatatattatacttattaatcaatattatacattctattttggataataataaattatgatactcttatttatatatttaatttttatacaaaaacaagtttaatcaacaactcagtaaattataatatttttttataaaataattatttaatatgacacatataaaatttatgttatattttaatatatatttctattgtCTTATGCtcttttaaattgacaagtaatttacttacgattttttatatttatttttgaattttatatttatatcaagaacatagtatgcattatgcaatctattttattacttataattttatgtcaaaatttagtgattcctattaattaatctaaagataacaataataataataataataatgatggttGGACAACCGATATTTTCAAATTCGGTTAAACGATCCATACCAAAtttagatacatatatatatatatatatatataagacagTGTCTATTAGATCATATTAGACGgtatgattaaaattacatggcctgattcaacgatacatcGTCTTGAATTATTACTCTTATATTttgagtacgatatctcgacatccgtatacccaataagtttaaaactttatcaaatgtatttttctttaagtttGATCATTTCTAACgatttgatctgaattttgataacCTGATTAATCCATACTGTACAACAATGTAATATGATAGttatatcaatgtaatactaatatttatgaatatacaaatttattgcagattgtgaacatatatcaatctaaactataaaatatacttatgtatttcaattgcattaatCCAGATAATGGATACTTCTCCATTACTTTAAATAGTTtagtatgaattatttttagttaatttactaattatattactattgaactaattagtagtttatatttataacaatttattaaagttttactatattttggtatatttataacatagtatggattatgcaatctattttattatttataaatttatgtcaaaattcgATGATTCCCATTAATGAATctaaagataataataatagtatttaatGATGatggaataattttaattatttttattgttattttattatatatatataatgagatcaatcACTATTTTGTACTTTGGTTTATAAGaaacattttattaatttaatgtaatattttttttctatacttttactaattatacaattactaaactaattagttatatttataataataaattaaaattttatatcatactgttaatatttttttataattaaataataatatttaatattaattatatataacaatataattttatgaaaagaatatacaaacaaacaattttattaaaaaaaatatacattccttcttcctctttctttctcacaATTCACCAACTTCTTCTTTCTCCCCCAATTTTCAAATCTAACCCTAACCTCATGTCCATGTACCAGCGCAACGAGGAACAGACAACAGAAGGCGGAGAAGAATCAAACAAGGTACCGACAAAAAGAGGTGCGAAGTCATCGGAGACGAAACCAAAAGAGGTGGGTCCATTTGCCGGTGGACTATGTGGAAATATAAGCTCCGGCTTAACTTAGCTTCTCCAGCAAAAGGtgcattcaatttttcacGCCTTCTTTTGTAGCACAGAGTTGTCACTTTGCTTTCACGTTTCTATACGTAAACTTGCGTTTCTTAGTTAGCACAATAATTGGTTAGTTAACGAGTCAACAAATTAGTTAGCAAGTCAGCTTAGTTAGCCGAGTTAGTTACTTGTTAGTTGGCAGCAGTTAAGAGCTCTCTCATCTTGTATACATACACAGTAATCACATTtcttcaatgaattttttttccagattttaaattcaaacttCAGAATGGCAGTGTTGAttgttttctttaaagaaatttCACATGTTATCAGAGCCGTCTATTGAAGGTCTCTGCATGCCCGGAATTGATATTGATTTCTCACGACCTTTGGAAACAATGGCAGAGTCATCTGTAGTAGGGGTAGGAAGGCAAGAAACTGAGAGGCAGACAGTTCCTGAGGCACTCCAGCTGAATGGATTAGATCATCCAGGGATTATCTTGGTACTCTCTTAACCAGTTCTAACTATCTGACATGGAGTTTTTCAATCAAGCATGTTTTGAGAGCAAAGACAAAGTTAGGATTTATTGACGCCAGTTGTGTGAAACCAAGTGTGAATGATGCGAAATATGAGCAATGGATGAAGGTTAACAGTATGGTTACTACTTGGATTCTCAATTCAATCTCAAAGAATATCGTGCAAGCATATACATACGCCAAGACTTCAAGGAGTTTATGGTTGGATTTGAATCAGAGATATGGTAGCTGTAATGGTTTATATCAGATACAGAGATCGATTATTTCACTATCCCAAGGAACATGAGTTTGGCAGATTActttataaaaactaaaaatgttGTGGGATGAATTGGTAGAACTGAAACCTACACCTAAATGTACTTGTGGTGCTTCGCAGGCTATGGCCGATTCCATTGTATCACTCAATTACTTCAGTTTTTGATGGGACTGGGAGAAGAATTTGACAATGTGCGACAACAAATTCTTGTTATGGATCCTGCACCTTCTATAAATAAAGGTTATTCCATGATTGCTAGTgttgaaaaacaaagacaGGCGCACATGATGGGGACTGAGAACGTAGCCATGCACACAAGAATTGATTACAAGAAGGATTTTAGAGTAGTGACAAGGAAGAAATCAAATGAACATAAGAGAAGTCAGTACTGTAGCCATTGTGAAAGAACATGTCACACAAAAGAGACCTGTTTCAAGCTTCATAGGACCCCAGAATGGTACAAAGAAATGGCTGaacagagaagaaaacaagttTCTAGAGTGAAAGCGCTGGTTGCAGATAATGTTGAGAGAAGAATAGATAGAGGTAAACTAGAAAGCAAGGACGACATCTTGCTTAACAAGCTGATGAAGCTCATCAAAAGCAGCATACAACTGAAGGACCAAGTTCACTTTGCACAAACGGATGATTTTGCAAGTGATAATTATGCCTTTGTTAGTCATGAGAAAACTGTCTTTGATTTATGGATTGTGTACACAGGAGCAACTAATCACATGTGTGCCAATTCCCAACTTCTCCATTATATTACTCCTTCGTCTCACCCAATTTTTGTTCACCTCCTCTAATGGAACCAAACAACAAATCACACACAGGAAGCCTTTCTTTACATGAAGATCTTACTCTCACAAATGTATTGCTTGTGCCCAAGttcaaatacaatttacttTCAGTCCAAAGCTATGTACCTCATCTTCCATTGACTATATTTTTCACTCATTGCCTGCTGCAGGTCCAGGAGAGTAGGAATATTCTTGAAGTAGGAAAGTTGGTGGAGAGCTTATACATTCTAGACAAGACCTCTTTTTTCCTGAATTGATTCACTTGTACATGAAACCATCTTGTTTCCATAGCCTTACTTCTGATACAGATATGTGGCATAACAGGCTAGGACACCCATCTTTGAATGTACTACATCATATTACTGAAATAAAAAGTTCTACTTCAGCAACAAAATTGGAATGTGTTGTCTGCCCTCTTGCTAAACAACACAGACTCCCATTCTTTCCCAGAAATACACATACTTCTCATATCTTTGAATTAATTCATCTTGATCTTTGGGGACCTTACAAATTACCATCTTTTACAGGGTGTCACTACTTCTTTACAATAGCGGACGATTTCAGTAGAGCGACATGGACTTTTCTCCTCAAACTCGAAAGCTGAATTCCACAAACACTACACCACTTCTTTAAAATGATTCAGACAAAATTTCAAACCTCTATCAATAAGGTCTGAGAATGGGACTAAATTTGTTAGCATTCTTTGTCATACTCTATTTCAATCTCTTGGTATTATTATCAAACTTCATGCCCTCACCCTCCTCAGTAAAATAGGGTGGTTGAGAGGAAGCACAAACACATACTAGAAGTAGCTTGAGCACTTCTATTTCATTCAtctttaccaaaaaaattctGGGGGACGCTATACTCACTTCAACTTATCTTATTAACAGATTGCCCCCAACTGTCCTAAACTGGAAGTCCACATTTGAAATCCTATATAACAAACCACCTCATCTAGACCATCTTAAAGTGTTTGGATGTCTTTGTTATGCCTCAAATACATCACCTCATAAGAGCAAATTTGCTTGTGTATTTCTTAGTTATAGCCACACACAAAAAGCTTACAAAGTATATGACCTTCAGTCCCATACTACTTTTAGCTCTAGAGATGTGGTATTTCATGAATCCACCTTTCCTTTCAAGAACCCTCCTCCACAAACAGACTCCGTTTCACTTCCTTTTGTTCCTCTAGACACAGACACCTTACATGACACTCCATATGCTGAACCTTCTCCCTCTCTTTATTCTCTTGATCCCTCCATTTCAGAAGCTTCTGCACCCACAGATATACCTCAGTCCCTTTGAAGGTCCACTAGACAGACCTCCAAACCTACCTGGCTTGCTGATTATGAATGTCATTTCTCCACTTGTCTACTTCTTGTCATCCATCTACTTTTACTCCTGCACACATGCATCTTGTTGCTCTTTTGTCTTCAATACAGGAACCACGAACGTTTTCTCAGGCTTTCAAGGACTAGCATTGGATGGAGGCTATGGAGAAAGAATTACATGCACTTGAATCTAATGATACTTGGGAACTTACACAATTATTGCCGTTCACATTCTTCGCTATCTGAAAGGGACCTCTTTCCTGGGTTTATTCTTCTCTGCTCATAGCTCTTTGCAGCTCAGTGCCTACGCAGATGCATCTTGGGCTGCTTGTCTCGTTTCTCGCCACTCCATCATTAGATTTTGCATCTTCCTTGGGTCCTCCCTCATCTCTTGGAAAACCAAGAAGAGGCCATCGTGTCTCATTCTTTCTCTGAAGCAGAGTACTGGAGCATGGGCTCCTGCTCATATTCCAGGTTCTCAGCAGGTTGTTGACATCTTCACTAAGGCTGTTTCTGTTGGAGATTTCACTCACCTTGTTTCCAAGCTTGGGCTCGTCGTCTCCAGCTTGAGGGGGGGATGTGGAAATATAAGGAGGGCTTAACTTAGCTCCTCCAAACTTCGATTCTCCAGCAAAAGGcgcattcaatttttcaagcTTTCTTTTGTAGCACAGAGTTGTCACTCTGCTTCTGTAGACACAGAGTTGTCACTTTGCTTTTTACGTTTCTATAAGTAAACTTACCTTTCTTAGTTAGCACATCAATTAGTTAGTTAAGTCAGCTTAGTCAGCCCAGTTAGTTTCTCGTTAGTTTGCAGCAGTTAAGAGCTCTCCCATCTTGTATAAATAGACTTTTCAATGAATGCTTTCCAGATTTTACATTCAAACTTCAGAATGACAgtgttgatttttttctttacagAAATTTCACATACTACCACCGTTCGACTTCTCTCTCCATGATGATCATTTTGAGCCGTCAACCTTCTATTTTGATAACTCCTCGACGAGCGACGTCTTCCTCTTTGAGCGCCTTCTTTCAACCTCATTTCCTCCACCGTCTGAATGAATCTCAAGCCGCCGTCTGCAACGAGGAAGGTGATTGCTATGGTGTCGGCCAAGCATGAAGCGAACATGTTTCCATTGCATCTCTTAAGGTCTCTTGTTTGATTTATAGGAACTTCAAACGAAGCCTGTAAAAAGTTCGAAAATCATGGACCTTTGGTTCTTCTGTATATTTGCCTTCATATTTGCCCCAAATTTTTCTAACCCCGTATTTTgctctaaaaaattatggctCTTAGGTTCTTTTGTAACCCCCATATTTTGCCACTCTTTtgatctttttctattttgtttataattgaAGTTGACTCGATTTGAAGCTCGAGcacgagctcgagctcatgcTCATTATATACaattcgagctcgagctcgagccaTAGAAATGAAATTCGAGCTCGAtttgagctcgactcgtttATAGCTCTAGTTAAAACTTGtgattttatattgattttatttgccCATAGTAGATACATTAACTTTCACgttatagtaatttatagtTTAGGAAATAATTAAGCTTCTTTTAGATGGCCGAtcggattttatttttgaaaattaggaCTGTAGTGCAATATTCATATACTCAGTGCACAAAGTATTGTTCTAGTATAAATTTAACCTTATAAATAGGTTTCTAATAGAAAACCAAATTTTATCACATTATCGCCTATTGAAACATAACCATTGTAATTTTGGAAACGAGGTCTTgttaatttctaaataaaaaatatgtaattagtaATTACACTAACTCCAAGATAAAAGtcgttataattaaatttggtgaCGCCGTCCACTTAGTAAGTAATTCACATGTTATGTAGATACAAATTTAGACGGGCACATCGAGTTTCCCCCTTAACATGAAGGTGGATGGAGATGCTTTGTTATTAATAAAGGACATAAAGATGGGTACATGATCAATAACAACATGATATTGAAATGTCACATATTTCATCTTGTCAAGTACTGCTTGAATCTATTCTCTAACATCATAAGAGACTAATCCATGATGCAATTCAAACACCTCAAACGTACAAATCCTAATATAGAAGCCAATACAAGACTCATATCCGAGCCCCTGCCGTTATGTGACTTGCCGGAATGCTGCGGGCTTGACCTAAACCTTCCCTCAAACACGACGAATCTCAGCTGAGGTAGACGTCGACAGCCAAAACCCGAGCAAACGAGTTGAATCTGAAGAGAGCATTGCCCACTCCAATTTTGCCCCGCCTTTTAGGATCCATGCAGCGCTTCGTTCCAAGACGACATTCTTGAACTGTATCAGCTTTCGATTGATACAGCTGATGTGTAGTTCTTGATTcagttttatttatgtttgtatGGCTGACGGGGAATTCTTCTTCCCTGGATTGAGGGCCTTAAATAGCTGGTGATCATCCAACTCCATCTTATTACATCATTGTCCACTATGTATACATCCTTTTTTTGTCTGGTACATATCAAAAGTTGCTGTGGTTTGCTTAGCCTTTGGGTCTCTGTTAGAAGACCTGACTTTAGTACTTTATCATCTACTGTTGATCATGTCTTTGCAGATGAATTATTAGTCTTGTGAAATCATGGTCTGAAATTGGGAACTCTCATGGGAAGTTGCAAGAAACTAGATGCACTTAGGTGTTGTATCGAGGAGTCTGACTCTACATTACATACtggattttgtttttcatcatCGCCTGTAGCAATTATATCCGACTGTTCTGTTCTAATCCGAGATTCCGAGCGATTGTTGACGCAGTAAAAATTCATCTCCTTTTGTGTGTTCCGGCATTTGACTTTTGCTTTCTAATTTTTGCACAAGGTTCTAGTTTTGTTAGTAAAGTTCTTAACATTAGGTGCTCGCAGATtcggattgaattttctattttaaattttattgcactttctattttgttcaatatatagacatagtttatatataatttttttaaataaaataaataatataatttttatacacataagcagtacatattaattaaaataaaaatagccCACACTGGCTTGAAATTGTTTGTTGACTGCTTTTTCACCTTTTGATGGtattgcttttgatttttgagTCCCTTTTTACTTATGTGTTGTATCAGTGAATCCCACTAATTCGTGCTGGTTTCCAACTTTCTCTCAATTTCCATTTCAACTAATTTTCCACTACTTCTGTTTTACGTGTCGGccaataacaaaaaatctaaattgtcaagaaaagatttttctttaatataattcacCCAGCTCATGTCCCTCTTCGATACATTACATACACGgctaagaaaatttttaattcaaatcagGTTTCGTCGTATCGAAACTACTTATATGATACAtttgttgtgtgattaatgtatagttaaaaaaataactaattatataataaatatattacacttattatataattaatttgatttaataatgttaatttgtgtaagaatttttttcaagattaaCATCACATACTATAATATcagaaaactcaaattgaaatGAATCATAAGTAGTTCGCATGCAGTCTATgcaaaatagaaaga encodes:
- the LOC105168281 gene encoding uncharacterized protein LOC105168281 — protein: MYLWCFAGYGRFHCITQLLQFLMGLGEEFDNVRQQILVMDPAPSINKGYSMIASVEKQRQAHMMGTENVAMHTRIDYKKDFRVVTRKKSNEHKRSQYCSHCERTCHTKETCFKLHRTPEWYKEMAEQRRKQVSRVKALVADNVERRIDRGKLESKDDILLNKLMKLIKSSIQLKDQVHFAQTDDFASDNYAFVSHEKTVFDLWIVYTGATNHMCANSQLLHYITPSSHPIFVHLL